One genomic window of Parasteatoda tepidariorum isolate YZ-2023 chromosome 9, CAS_Ptep_4.0, whole genome shotgun sequence includes the following:
- the LOC107438324 gene encoding symplekin isoform X1 (The sequence of the model RefSeq protein was modified relative to this genomic sequence to represent the inferred CDS: added 3 bases not found in genome assembly), with amino-acid sequence MIFFDKCVCLRRNGKHNLKTIVKYSSKTDSKTSLMDSTRKSSRHSSSSKEEYKRYSSSSRSSTRTETTEAQKSSLPSKRKAEAETDLVQKLKKKTVECRRSTAAQFFVEEETVQESVTADRIVQLLNDAVTPKEENGKLKNLLIVKELIIQKEPKLLDNFLDEVVSFQHDTDPEVRRFIVQFIEDVCRRDLQFLPKVINNLLMMLHDESVKVQKKVIQTTTHLYPLTIRYFVNAKHVDDVMEAIWASMTELKLTIVSLLESDNEGVRTSATKFMEHVILAQTFKDQYADPKNTDLSLDEIPVILKVFRPRKMEEEAKDIFQRIVAFHCASHVSLCNLMACMQVLTSIGRQRFEFFPKVLEAFELLHANLPPTLGQSQVSSVRKNLKLELFQLVKHPGAVEFQSRISIMLSDLGASPQQISRCFPDAEAIKKPSVKIEDRSAKQEDIPSSSRPRKIKSSLEKGTKAKNTAIDITAEDLVPKFHSINVVDLVLVSMLSLPDVMPTNFQSTYTPIAAAGTEAQIKHLARLLATQLTLAGIGKGVEQMKHKMENEKVESDEDEAASNVPKPIQTLVSQTTEMKPKKQGLVLMPSGGSQIKANRISKKIDFQAIAKSMNEEESNNFCRAAYNRILNAEKMITKRGAAPIRTKLLTNLATRFRGDFSIDLKNHIMENPRNRLDLAFSWIYQEYSAYRGFECSIESHVENYEEAVDSLLGGILKSDEENHALYTRFFLDVPFITEGMAESLKTVCIDESSTAEALEMAESMSFRRPTKKLLFLGVICDLTLHENCDIRTKAVKAAVDIHESGHMRSFIEAFALRSLKFLLHTDPPTDFFLFFKQRPVTWSEDLTKVCLHLYLTLLPINHRLIQDLGTVYVEATGDIKRIILRALEAPVKGMSMASPELLLFVENCPKGAETLITRIIHILTDKAPPSAELVARVRDLYRKRVPDVRFFIPIINGLSKREIISALPELIQQKTPVVKEVLHRLLGSNFSSPISPAELLVALHNIDPSKCNLKIIIKATSLCLEEKNVYTQVVLAMVIQELMEQTPLPILLMRTVIQSLANYPHLLDFVTHILQRLILKEVWKQKKIWEGFIKCCQRTKPKSFQVLLQLPAPQLEEVLSSCPDLRESLCLHVKSFNEGQKANIPKAVIDVLGVDLSQDDKKSEDGSIKNDEENIKEPLPPGQDHL; translated from the coding sequence CAGAAACAgatttggttcaaaaattaaaaaagaaaactgtagAATGTCGACGTAGCACTGCTGctcaattttttgttgaagaagAAACTGTACAAGAATCAGTGACTGCTGATCGAATTGTCCAGCTCCTCAATGATGCTGTTACACCAAAGGAAGAAAATGGAAAGCTGAAAAATCTGCTCATTGTCAAAGAACTGATCATACAGAAAGAACCTAAGTTGCTGGACAACTTTCTGGATGAAGTAGTAAGTTTTCAACATGACACTGATCCTGAAGTACGCAGATTCATTGTACAATTCATTGAGGATGTTTGTAGGAGAGACTTACAATTTCTTCCAAAAGTAATCAACAATCTGTTGATGATGCTACACGATGAATCGGTCAAAGTTCAGAAAAAAGTTATCCAAACAACAACTCATCTTTATCCTCTAACTATTCGTTATTTTGTAAATGCAAAACATGTTGATGATGTAATGGAAGCTATTTGGGCTTCAATGACAgaactaaaattaacaattgtctCGCTCTTGGAGTCTGACAATGAAGGAGTCCGTACTTCAGCTACAAAATTTATGGAACATGTTATTCTTGCACAAACATTCAAAGACCAATATGCAGATCCGAAAAACACTGATTTATCTTTGGATGAGATACCAgtgatattaaaagtttttcgacCCAGGAAGATGGAAGAAGAAGCCAAAGATATTTTCCAGCGAATTGTTGCTTTTCATTGTGCTTCCCATGTGTCTCTTTGTAACCTTATGGCTTGCATGCAAGTTTTAACTTCAATAGGAAGGCAAAGATTTGAGTTTTTTCCTAAAGTTTTAGAAGCATTTGAATTGCTTCATGCAAATCTGCCACCAACGTTGGGTCAATCACAAGTGAGTAGTgtaagaaagaatttaaaattagagcTCTTTCAATTGGTTAAGCATCCTGGCGCTGTCGAATTTCAATCAAGAATATCAATCATGCTCTCTGATTTAGGTGCATCACCTCAGCAGATAAGTAGATGCTTTCCGGATGCAGAGGCAATCAAAAAACCTAGCGTCAAAATAGAGGACAGAAGTGCAAAACAGGAAGATATACCATCTTCATCAAGACCTCGCAAAATAAAATCCAGTCTTGAGAAAGGAACTAAAGCTAAAAACACAGCTATTGATATTACAGCTGAGGATTTAGTACCCAAATTTCACAGTATAAATGTTGTTGATTTAGTATTAGTAAGCATGTTAAGTTTGCCTGATGTTATGCCTACTAACTTTCAGTCCACATACACTCCTATTGCAGCTGCTGGCACCGAAGCTCAGATTAAACATCTGGCTCGTCTTTTAGCCACACAATTAACTTTGGCTGGAATTGGAAAAGGTGTGGaacaaatgaaacataaaatggaaaatgaaaaagTGGAAAGTGATGAGGATGAGGCAGCCTCTAATGTACCCAAACCAATCCAAACTCTAGTAAGCCAAACTACAGAAATGAAGCCTAAAAAGCAAGGGCTTGTTTTAATGCCTAGTGGTGGCTCCCAAATAAAAGCTAATAGAATATCTAAGAAAATCGACTTCCAAGCCATAGCGAAATCAATGAACGAAGAAgagtctaataatttttgtagaGCTGCTTATAATCGAATCTTGAATGCTgaaaaaatgattactaaaaGAGGTGCTGCTCCAATTAGAACAAAATTGCTTACTAACTTAGCTACCCGATTTAGAGGTGATTTTtccattgatttgaaaaatcatatcATGGAAAATCCCCGCAATAGATTAGATCTAGCATTTTCTTGGATATATCAAGAATATTCTGCTTATAGAGGATTTGAATGTTCCATAGAAAGCCATgttgaaaattatgaagaagCAGTCGATTCTCTATTGGGTGGCATTTTGAAGAGTGACGAAGAAAACCATGCTCTTTACACTCGTTTTTTCTTGGATGTTCCATTTATTACAGAAGGGATGGCTGAGTCTCTGAAAACTGTTTGTATTGATGAATCATCTACTGCTGAAGCTCTTGAAATGGCTGAAAGCATGAGTTTTAGAAGACCTACAAAGAAGTTGCTGTTTTTAGGAGTAATATGTGACCTTACTCTTCATGAAAATTGTGACATACGGACAAAAGCTGTAAAAGCAGCAGTTGACATCCATGAAAGTGGCCATATGAGGTCATTCATTGAAGCTTTTGCTTTAAGAAGTCTCAAGTTTTTGTTACATACTGACCCACCAACTGATTTCTTCCTGTTTTTCAAACAAAGGCCTGTTACTTGGTCTGAAGATTTGACTAAAGTATgtttacatttgtatttaaCTTTGTTGCCCATAAACCATCGCCTCATTCAAGATCTTGGAACTGTTTATGTTGAAGCCACTGgtgatattaaaagaattattctcCGTGCCCTCGAAGCACCAGTTAAAGGCATGAGCATGGCCTCTCCTGAACTCTTACTCTTTGTTGAAAACTGTCCTAAAGGAGCCGAGACATTAATTACAAGAATCATCCATATTTTGACTGACAAAGCACCACCATCAGCCGAACTTGTTGCTAGAGTTCGAGATTTATATCGTAAAAGAGTTCCAGACGTACGTTTCTTTATTCCAATCATTAATGGTCTTTCTAAGCGTGAAATAATTTCTGCATTACCTGAATTGATTCAACAAAAAACACCAGTAGTAAAAGAAGTTTTGCATCGTCTTTTAGGAAGTAATTTTTCTAGCCCGATATCTCCAGCTGAACTATTGGTCGCTCTGCATAACATTGATCCTTCTAAATGCaaccttaaaataattatcaaggCTACTTCACTCTGTTTGGAAGAGAAAAATGTTTACACTCAAGTTGTCTTGGCGATGGTTATTCAGGAGCTGATGGAACAAACTCCTTTGCCTATTTTATTAATGAGAACTGTTATACAATCTTTAGCAAACTATCCTCATCTTTTGGATTTTGTTACTCACATATTGCAACGGTTAATATTGAAAGAAGTCTGGAAACAGAAGAAAATTTGGGAGGGTTTTATTAAGTGCTGCCAAAGAACTAAACCAAAATCTTTTCAGGTGTTGTTGCAATTGCCTGCCCCACAATTGGAGGAAGTCCTAAGTTCGTGCCCAGATTTACGTGAATCATTATGCCTACAtgttaaatcatttaatgaGGGACAGAAGGCAAATATTCCTAAAGCTGTGATAGATGTCCTTGGTGTGGATTTGTCTCAAGATGATAAAAAATCCGAAGATGGCTCTATAAAAAATGACgaagaaaacattaaagaacCATTACCACCTGGACAAgatcatttgtaa
- the LOC107438324 gene encoding symplekin isoform X2 (The sequence of the model RefSeq protein was modified relative to this genomic sequence to represent the inferred CDS: added 3 bases not found in genome assembly): MIFFDKCVCLRRNGKHNLKTIVKYSSKTDSKTSLMDSTRKSSRHSSSSKEEYKRYSSSSRSSTRTETTEAQKSSLPSKRKAEETDLVQKLKKKTVECRRSTAAQFFVEEETVQESVTADRIVQLLNDAVTPKEENGKLKNLLIVKELIIQKEPKLLDNFLDEVVSFQHDTDPEVRRFIVQFIEDVCRRDLQFLPKVINNLLMMLHDESVKVQKKVIQTTTHLYPLTIRYFVNAKHVDDVMEAIWASMTELKLTIVSLLESDNEGVRTSATKFMEHVILAQTFKDQYADPKNTDLSLDEIPVILKVFRPRKMEEEAKDIFQRIVAFHCASHVSLCNLMACMQVLTSIGRQRFEFFPKVLEAFELLHANLPPTLGQSQVSSVRKNLKLELFQLVKHPGAVEFQSRISIMLSDLGASPQQISRCFPDAEAIKKPSVKIEDRSAKQEDIPSSSRPRKIKSSLEKGTKAKNTAIDITAEDLVPKFHSINVVDLVLVSMLSLPDVMPTNFQSTYTPIAAAGTEAQIKHLARLLATQLTLAGIGKGVEQMKHKMENEKVESDEDEAASNVPKPIQTLVSQTTEMKPKKQGLVLMPSGGSQIKANRISKKIDFQAIAKSMNEEESNNFCRAAYNRILNAEKMITKRGAAPIRTKLLTNLATRFRGDFSIDLKNHIMENPRNRLDLAFSWIYQEYSAYRGFECSIESHVENYEEAVDSLLGGILKSDEENHALYTRFFLDVPFITEGMAESLKTVCIDESSTAEALEMAESMSFRRPTKKLLFLGVICDLTLHENCDIRTKAVKAAVDIHESGHMRSFIEAFALRSLKFLLHTDPPTDFFLFFKQRPVTWSEDLTKVCLHLYLTLLPINHRLIQDLGTVYVEATGDIKRIILRALEAPVKGMSMASPELLLFVENCPKGAETLITRIIHILTDKAPPSAELVARVRDLYRKRVPDVRFFIPIINGLSKREIISALPELIQQKTPVVKEVLHRLLGSNFSSPISPAELLVALHNIDPSKCNLKIIIKATSLCLEEKNVYTQVVLAMVIQELMEQTPLPILLMRTVIQSLANYPHLLDFVTHILQRLILKEVWKQKKIWEGFIKCCQRTKPKSFQVLLQLPAPQLEEVLSSCPDLRESLCLHVKSFNEGQKANIPKAVIDVLGVDLSQDDKKSEDGSIKNDEENIKEPLPPGQDHL, translated from the coding sequence AAACAgatttggttcaaaaattaaaaaagaaaactgtagAATGTCGACGTAGCACTGCTGctcaattttttgttgaagaagAAACTGTACAAGAATCAGTGACTGCTGATCGAATTGTCCAGCTCCTCAATGATGCTGTTACACCAAAGGAAGAAAATGGAAAGCTGAAAAATCTGCTCATTGTCAAAGAACTGATCATACAGAAAGAACCTAAGTTGCTGGACAACTTTCTGGATGAAGTAGTAAGTTTTCAACATGACACTGATCCTGAAGTACGCAGATTCATTGTACAATTCATTGAGGATGTTTGTAGGAGAGACTTACAATTTCTTCCAAAAGTAATCAACAATCTGTTGATGATGCTACACGATGAATCGGTCAAAGTTCAGAAAAAAGTTATCCAAACAACAACTCATCTTTATCCTCTAACTATTCGTTATTTTGTAAATGCAAAACATGTTGATGATGTAATGGAAGCTATTTGGGCTTCAATGACAgaactaaaattaacaattgtctCGCTCTTGGAGTCTGACAATGAAGGAGTCCGTACTTCAGCTACAAAATTTATGGAACATGTTATTCTTGCACAAACATTCAAAGACCAATATGCAGATCCGAAAAACACTGATTTATCTTTGGATGAGATACCAgtgatattaaaagtttttcgacCCAGGAAGATGGAAGAAGAAGCCAAAGATATTTTCCAGCGAATTGTTGCTTTTCATTGTGCTTCCCATGTGTCTCTTTGTAACCTTATGGCTTGCATGCAAGTTTTAACTTCAATAGGAAGGCAAAGATTTGAGTTTTTTCCTAAAGTTTTAGAAGCATTTGAATTGCTTCATGCAAATCTGCCACCAACGTTGGGTCAATCACAAGTGAGTAGTgtaagaaagaatttaaaattagagcTCTTTCAATTGGTTAAGCATCCTGGCGCTGTCGAATTTCAATCAAGAATATCAATCATGCTCTCTGATTTAGGTGCATCACCTCAGCAGATAAGTAGATGCTTTCCGGATGCAGAGGCAATCAAAAAACCTAGCGTCAAAATAGAGGACAGAAGTGCAAAACAGGAAGATATACCATCTTCATCAAGACCTCGCAAAATAAAATCCAGTCTTGAGAAAGGAACTAAAGCTAAAAACACAGCTATTGATATTACAGCTGAGGATTTAGTACCCAAATTTCACAGTATAAATGTTGTTGATTTAGTATTAGTAAGCATGTTAAGTTTGCCTGATGTTATGCCTACTAACTTTCAGTCCACATACACTCCTATTGCAGCTGCTGGCACCGAAGCTCAGATTAAACATCTGGCTCGTCTTTTAGCCACACAATTAACTTTGGCTGGAATTGGAAAAGGTGTGGaacaaatgaaacataaaatggaaaatgaaaaagTGGAAAGTGATGAGGATGAGGCAGCCTCTAATGTACCCAAACCAATCCAAACTCTAGTAAGCCAAACTACAGAAATGAAGCCTAAAAAGCAAGGGCTTGTTTTAATGCCTAGTGGTGGCTCCCAAATAAAAGCTAATAGAATATCTAAGAAAATCGACTTCCAAGCCATAGCGAAATCAATGAACGAAGAAgagtctaataatttttgtagaGCTGCTTATAATCGAATCTTGAATGCTgaaaaaatgattactaaaaGAGGTGCTGCTCCAATTAGAACAAAATTGCTTACTAACTTAGCTACCCGATTTAGAGGTGATTTTtccattgatttgaaaaatcatatcATGGAAAATCCCCGCAATAGATTAGATCTAGCATTTTCTTGGATATATCAAGAATATTCTGCTTATAGAGGATTTGAATGTTCCATAGAAAGCCATgttgaaaattatgaagaagCAGTCGATTCTCTATTGGGTGGCATTTTGAAGAGTGACGAAGAAAACCATGCTCTTTACACTCGTTTTTTCTTGGATGTTCCATTTATTACAGAAGGGATGGCTGAGTCTCTGAAAACTGTTTGTATTGATGAATCATCTACTGCTGAAGCTCTTGAAATGGCTGAAAGCATGAGTTTTAGAAGACCTACAAAGAAGTTGCTGTTTTTAGGAGTAATATGTGACCTTACTCTTCATGAAAATTGTGACATACGGACAAAAGCTGTAAAAGCAGCAGTTGACATCCATGAAAGTGGCCATATGAGGTCATTCATTGAAGCTTTTGCTTTAAGAAGTCTCAAGTTTTTGTTACATACTGACCCACCAACTGATTTCTTCCTGTTTTTCAAACAAAGGCCTGTTACTTGGTCTGAAGATTTGACTAAAGTATgtttacatttgtatttaaCTTTGTTGCCCATAAACCATCGCCTCATTCAAGATCTTGGAACTGTTTATGTTGAAGCCACTGgtgatattaaaagaattattctcCGTGCCCTCGAAGCACCAGTTAAAGGCATGAGCATGGCCTCTCCTGAACTCTTACTCTTTGTTGAAAACTGTCCTAAAGGAGCCGAGACATTAATTACAAGAATCATCCATATTTTGACTGACAAAGCACCACCATCAGCCGAACTTGTTGCTAGAGTTCGAGATTTATATCGTAAAAGAGTTCCAGACGTACGTTTCTTTATTCCAATCATTAATGGTCTTTCTAAGCGTGAAATAATTTCTGCATTACCTGAATTGATTCAACAAAAAACACCAGTAGTAAAAGAAGTTTTGCATCGTCTTTTAGGAAGTAATTTTTCTAGCCCGATATCTCCAGCTGAACTATTGGTCGCTCTGCATAACATTGATCCTTCTAAATGCaaccttaaaataattatcaaggCTACTTCACTCTGTTTGGAAGAGAAAAATGTTTACACTCAAGTTGTCTTGGCGATGGTTATTCAGGAGCTGATGGAACAAACTCCTTTGCCTATTTTATTAATGAGAACTGTTATACAATCTTTAGCAAACTATCCTCATCTTTTGGATTTTGTTACTCACATATTGCAACGGTTAATATTGAAAGAAGTCTGGAAACAGAAGAAAATTTGGGAGGGTTTTATTAAGTGCTGCCAAAGAACTAAACCAAAATCTTTTCAGGTGTTGTTGCAATTGCCTGCCCCACAATTGGAGGAAGTCCTAAGTTCGTGCCCAGATTTACGTGAATCATTATGCCTACAtgttaaatcatttaatgaGGGACAGAAGGCAAATATTCCTAAAGCTGTGATAGATGTCCTTGGTGTGGATTTGTCTCAAGATGATAAAAAATCCGAAGATGGCTCTATAAAAAATGACgaagaaaacattaaagaacCATTACCACCTGGACAAgatcatttgtaa